A genome region from Archaeoglobus fulgidus DSM 4304 includes the following:
- a CDS encoding sensor histidine kinase produces the protein MLSKLLDRLLLFQEVVTFLDRTPDIILTMNEEGVIVSQNETARRVFGDVGGKIYSEICKDDTCSVGDRYYSMVAIKGFRRTIVVGRDITERIRLEKELEDRERKFKALAELSPAGILVHHQGTILFVNEALCQIHGYTREELLNRKVWDLIHPDYHDLARAMMQKRLEGEKPVYELKTIRKDGSERWVLVAGGAIDWDGKKSVMAFAIDITDKKMIEQRLAEREELFRSIFNISPAGLYILVGGKFKLVNPAFERITGYSAEELVGMKSLEIVAEEDREFVRRKAIEMLKGRETEPYKYRVVRKDGKIRWVYENVASIAYEGERAALGSVIDITEIEEERKRLEELTSMLELINKTLRHDVLNALTSAMALLEMGIEESNKDYLNKALTSINRAVSIVRNMRAFEDAVKSGELRCIDVGELVSEVAKSFENVSVKGEGRALADEGLRSVVENIVNNAFIHSGTDRVEITVSEGKEWCEIRIADFGIGIPDEIKQRIFEEGFKYGKAAQTGLGLFIARKIVERYAGEIWVEDNEPKGSVFVIRLKKC, from the coding sequence TTGCTGAGCAAGCTGCTGGACAGGTTGCTGCTCTTCCAAGAAGTCGTGACCTTTCTCGACCGCACCCCTGACATCATTCTAACGATGAACGAAGAGGGGGTTATAGTAAGCCAGAATGAGACAGCCCGCAGAGTTTTTGGGGATGTGGGGGGAAAAATCTACTCTGAGATTTGTAAAGATGACACCTGCTCCGTCGGTGACAGATACTACAGCATGGTTGCCATTAAGGGATTCAGGAGGACCATAGTTGTGGGGAGGGACATCACTGAGAGAATCAGGCTTGAAAAAGAGCTTGAGGACAGGGAGAGGAAGTTCAAAGCCCTTGCAGAGCTCTCACCAGCAGGAATCCTCGTGCATCACCAGGGCACAATTCTCTTCGTGAATGAGGCTCTCTGCCAAATTCACGGCTACACCAGAGAGGAACTTCTGAATAGGAAGGTCTGGGATTTGATTCATCCAGATTACCACGACTTGGCAAGGGCTATGATGCAAAAGAGGCTTGAGGGAGAAAAGCCGGTTTACGAGCTCAAAACCATCAGAAAAGACGGAAGCGAAAGGTGGGTGCTCGTTGCCGGAGGGGCGATTGATTGGGATGGGAAGAAGTCCGTCATGGCCTTCGCAATAGACATAACCGACAAGAAAATGATAGAACAAAGGCTTGCAGAAAGGGAGGAGCTTTTCAGGAGCATATTCAACATCTCTCCTGCTGGGCTTTACATACTCGTAGGGGGTAAGTTTAAGCTCGTCAATCCAGCATTTGAGCGAATTACGGGCTATTCTGCTGAGGAGCTTGTTGGAATGAAAAGCCTTGAGATCGTTGCTGAAGAAGACAGGGAGTTTGTGAGGCGGAAAGCCATTGAGATGCTGAAAGGGCGTGAGACAGAGCCCTACAAGTACAGAGTAGTGAGGAAAGACGGTAAAATCAGGTGGGTTTACGAGAACGTGGCTTCTATCGCTTATGAAGGAGAGAGGGCGGCACTCGGCAGCGTTATCGACATCACAGAAATTGAGGAGGAGAGAAAAAGGCTGGAAGAGCTGACATCCATGCTCGAGCTGATAAACAAGACGCTAAGGCATGACGTTCTCAACGCCCTGACTTCGGCAATGGCCCTCCTTGAGATGGGTATTGAGGAGAGCAACAAGGACTACCTGAACAAGGCTTTGACGTCAATTAACAGAGCTGTAAGCATAGTCCGGAACATGAGGGCGTTTGAGGATGCCGTGAAGTCTGGAGAGTTGAGATGCATAGATGTTGGAGAGCTGGTTTCCGAGGTTGCAAAGTCCTTTGAGAACGTTTCGGTTAAAGGAGAGGGCAGGGCTCTTGCCGACGAGGGTCTGAGGTCTGTGGTAGAGAACATCGTGAACAACGCATTCATCCACAGCGGTACGGACAGAGTGGAAATCACAGTTTCTGAAGGCAAGGAATGGTGTGAGATAAGGATTGCCGATTTTGGAATCGGTATTCCGGATGAGATAAAACAGAGAATTTTTGAGGAGGGGTTCAAGTACGGGAAGGCTGCGCAGACAGGACTGGGGCTTTTCATCGCAAGAAAAATAGTCGAGAGATATGCTGGAGAAATCTGGGTTGAGGATAACGAACCAAAAGGCTCAGTTTTTGTAATCAGGCTTAAGAAATGCTGA
- a CDS encoding thioredoxin family protein, whose protein sequence is MKALVFTSKYCPYCRAFEKVVERLMGELNGTVEFEVVDVDEKRELAEKYEVLMLPTLVLADGDEVLGGFMGFADYKTAREAILEQISAFLKPDYKN, encoded by the coding sequence ATGAAGGCTTTGGTTTTCACCAGCAAATACTGCCCCTACTGCAGGGCCTTTGAGAAAGTTGTCGAGAGATTGATGGGGGAGCTTAACGGCACTGTGGAATTTGAAGTCGTGGACGTTGACGAGAAAAGGGAGCTTGCTGAGAAGTACGAGGTTTTGATGCTCCCCACCTTGGTTCTTGCAGATGGAGATGAGGTTTTGGGAGGCTTCATGGGCTTTGCCGACTACAAAACAGCCCGAGAAGCCATATTGGAGCAGATTTCAGCATTTCTTAAGCCTGATTACAAAAACTGA
- a CDS encoding UbiA family prenyltransferase — MIFEIIKIGSQPINFAYPIPLLSLLAFMLSGSGYNELIISYIFAFSFFTAANLWNHLNDAEDDLNAGRNYARFLIEHRKIVTEFVVAFYFVSFLLIFFISKSKEIALLLTGLSVVLTWLYSDKIFIGKIIRRFKEDYKTEVFTYILCSFSFPLSFWTIFSEISQVGVVFTLATGFTYLSGFFLKDLKDISADIKSGYRTLAVVLSPSTLLIISVMLFIASTFVVIFSSLLDVTPTSSLLVLTVYPPILFAIYKFHKEKWKITKNIISSLKIYTYSYLGFLIAFAIGCKL; from the coding sequence ATGATATTTGAAATAATAAAGATCGGGTCTCAACCAATAAATTTTGCTTATCCTATACCTTTACTATCTCTTTTGGCATTCATGCTCTCAGGGTCTGGCTATAACGAGCTTATTATTTCGTATATTTTCGCATTTTCATTTTTTACAGCCGCTAACCTTTGGAATCACCTAAATGATGCTGAAGATGATCTTAATGCCGGTCGTAACTATGCAAGATTTCTTATTGAACATCGCAAAATCGTGACAGAATTTGTCGTTGCTTTTTATTTTGTATCTTTTTTATTAATATTTTTTATATCAAAAAGTAAAGAAATTGCATTACTATTAACAGGATTATCTGTCGTTTTAACTTGGCTTTACTCTGATAAAATTTTTATTGGAAAAATTATCAGACGATTCAAAGAGGATTACAAGACTGAAGTATTTACATATATTTTGTGTTCGTTTTCTTTTCCACTAAGTTTTTGGACCATTTTTTCTGAAATTTCTCAAGTTGGAGTGGTTTTTACTTTGGCTACTGGATTTACATATCTCTCGGGTTTCTTCTTAAAAGACTTAAAAGACATTTCTGCCGATATAAAATCTGGTTACAGAACATTAGCCGTAGTTCTTTCACCCAGCACTTTATTGATAATATCGGTGATGTTGTTTATTGCCTCAACTTTTGTCGTAATTTTTTCATCATTGTTAGATGTGACTCCTACCAGTTCCTTGCTAGTTCTCACAGTATATCCCCCCATTTTGTTCGCAATCTACAAATTTCATAAAGAAAAATGGAAAATAACTAAAAATATTATTTCTTCTTTAAAAATTTACACTTACTCTTATCTAGGTTTTTTAATTGCCTTTGCTATAGGTTGTAAACTGTAA